Proteins encoded by one window of Nocardia goodfellowii:
- a CDS encoding amino acid permease yields MAIQETPDKVPVPRRTGLFRTKSVEQSIRDTDEPDSKLRKDLTAWDLTIFGVAVVIGAGIFTLTARTAGNVAGPSVSLAFVLAAIACGLTALCYAEFASTVPVAGSAYTFSYATFGELAAWIIGWDLILEFALAASVVAKGWSQYLATVLSSETTVHFGSISFDWGAVLLIAILGVLLAVGTKVSSRVSAIAVAIKLAVIALVLVVGLTYFNKDNLSPYIPPAEPAGDGGSGIHQSLFSLLTGAGSSSFGWFGLLSAASLVFFAFIGFDVVATAAEETKNPQKALPRGILGSLAIVTVLYVAVSLVLTGMVPYTDLQGDNATLATAFAIHGADWAKNLISIGALAGLTTVVMVMYLGQTRVLFAMSRDGLLPRKLAHTGSKGTPVRLTAIVGVVCAVLAGFVDFGTLEEMVNIGTLFAFVLVSIGVLILRKSRPDLPRGFRVPWVPVIPILAVLACLWLMLNLSVETWLRFVIWMAIGMVLYFVYSRRHSLLGKAEAERK; encoded by the coding sequence GTGGCGATCCAGGAAACACCGGACAAGGTTCCGGTGCCACGCCGCACGGGACTGTTCCGGACCAAATCGGTCGAGCAGTCCATCCGGGACACCGACGAACCCGACTCGAAGCTGCGAAAAGACCTGACCGCCTGGGATCTCACCATCTTCGGCGTCGCGGTCGTGATCGGCGCGGGCATCTTCACCCTGACCGCGCGCACCGCGGGCAACGTCGCCGGACCCTCGGTGTCGCTCGCGTTCGTGCTCGCCGCGATCGCCTGCGGCCTGACCGCGCTGTGCTACGCGGAATTCGCCTCCACGGTGCCGGTCGCGGGCAGCGCCTACACCTTCTCCTACGCCACCTTCGGTGAGCTCGCCGCCTGGATCATCGGCTGGGACCTGATCCTGGAGTTCGCGCTCGCCGCCTCCGTGGTCGCCAAGGGCTGGTCGCAATACCTGGCCACGGTGTTGTCGAGCGAGACCACCGTGCACTTCGGGTCGATCTCCTTCGACTGGGGTGCGGTGCTGCTCATCGCCATCCTCGGCGTGCTGCTGGCCGTCGGCACCAAGGTCTCCTCGCGCGTGTCGGCCATCGCGGTCGCCATCAAGCTGGCCGTTATCGCGCTGGTGCTCGTGGTGGGCCTGACCTACTTCAACAAGGACAACCTCTCGCCCTACATCCCGCCGGCGGAACCGGCCGGCGACGGCGGCAGCGGTATCCATCAGTCGCTGTTCTCCCTGCTCACCGGCGCCGGTAGCAGCAGCTTCGGCTGGTTCGGCCTGCTCTCCGCGGCGAGCCTGGTGTTCTTCGCGTTCATCGGTTTCGACGTCGTGGCCACCGCCGCGGAGGAGACCAAGAACCCGCAGAAGGCGCTGCCCCGCGGCATCCTCGGCTCGCTGGCCATCGTCACCGTGCTCTACGTGGCGGTCTCGCTGGTGCTCACCGGCATGGTGCCCTACACCGATCTGCAAGGTGACAATGCCACGCTCGCAACGGCATTCGCCATCCACGGCGCGGACTGGGCGAAGAACCTGATCTCCATCGGCGCGCTGGCCGGCCTCACCACCGTCGTCATGGTGATGTACCTGGGTCAGACCCGCGTGCTGTTCGCCATGTCCCGGGACGGCCTGCTGCCGCGCAAGCTCGCGCACACCGGCTCCAAGGGCACGCCGGTGCGGCTGACCGCCATCGTCGGCGTGGTCTGCGCGGTGCTCGCCGGTTTCGTGGACTTCGGCACGCTCGAGGAGATGGTCAACATCGGCACGCTGTTCGCCTTCGTGCTGGTCTCGATCGGGGTGCTGATCCTGCGCAAGTCCCGCCCCGACCTGCCGCGCGGCTTCCGCGTCCCGTGGGTCCCGGTGATCCCGATCCTGGCGGTGCTGGCCTGCCTGTGGCTGATGCTGAACCTGTCGGTGGAGACCTGGCTGCGGTTCGTCATCTGGATGGCGATCGGCATGGTGCTCTACTTCGTCTACAGCCGCCGGCATTCGCTGCTGGGCAAGGCTGAAGCCGAGCGGAAGTAA
- a CDS encoding MFS transporter, protein MNTTPDTGLPPDTTRHRRWNKRLAAQIAALLIGNLMADTVIVAPLLFLPQMLEHFQTDQAAWISSSAVLAGALWAPLLGRSADLRGRRRMLLITLLIGCIGSVICVIAPNMLVFILGRLAQGAVIASVFLSATIVRELCEPRIAMPAVGIVTTGSAVLNLGAAFFYEDLVAELGFRVVFMTAAALGAVAAVAVRATIPESTTRTSGRLDVGGAVLLGTGLATVLGYISLGPEFGWFGAIPLTLLGAGLIALTCWVRHSRRVTDPVIDIRNLGRPLLLTLLVIVLATGATQSMDQLLSLIAQVSHEQQLGYGLGAQGMLGLLFGIPAIGVVVGGVFSGWLATRIGPAATLAAATTVGTVGAAGMLTGASWLPAAIACSFLLQCTLGALLTTGFNLAGSLVSADRQAAVSSMVAVVGAFGSVVVTFVGAAVLSSTQTIIDGTTVNSATGVYSYITIAAAMLAVATVLAVGLSRRPSSRFAVPDGNGMARGGIDGSARRPQGGL, encoded by the coding sequence GTGAACACCACGCCGGACACCGGCCTGCCACCGGACACGACACGGCACAGACGGTGGAACAAGCGCCTCGCCGCACAGATCGCGGCACTCCTCATCGGGAACCTGATGGCGGACACCGTGATCGTGGCGCCGCTGCTCTTCCTCCCGCAGATGCTCGAGCACTTCCAAACCGATCAGGCGGCCTGGATCAGCTCCAGTGCGGTGCTCGCCGGTGCGCTGTGGGCCCCGCTGCTGGGCCGGAGCGCCGACCTGCGCGGCAGGCGCCGGATGCTCCTCATCACGCTACTCATCGGCTGTATCGGCTCCGTCATCTGCGTGATAGCGCCGAACATGCTGGTGTTCATCCTCGGACGCCTGGCCCAAGGCGCCGTCATCGCGTCGGTCTTCCTCTCCGCCACGATCGTCCGCGAACTCTGTGAACCACGGATCGCGATGCCCGCGGTCGGGATCGTCACCACCGGCTCCGCAGTGCTCAACCTCGGCGCCGCCTTCTTCTACGAGGATCTGGTCGCCGAGCTGGGCTTCCGCGTCGTCTTCATGACGGCAGCCGCACTCGGTGCCGTCGCCGCCGTCGCCGTGCGCGCCACCATCCCAGAATCCACGACCAGGACGTCGGGCCGGCTCGACGTCGGCGGGGCCGTCCTACTGGGCACCGGCCTGGCCACGGTGCTCGGCTATATCAGCCTGGGTCCGGAGTTCGGCTGGTTCGGCGCGATCCCGCTGACCCTGCTCGGCGCCGGTCTGATCGCGCTGACGTGCTGGGTGCGGCATTCCCGGCGGGTTACCGATCCGGTGATCGACATCAGAAACCTCGGGCGGCCCCTGCTGCTCACACTGCTCGTCATCGTGCTCGCCACGGGGGCGACGCAGAGCATGGATCAGCTCCTCAGCCTGATCGCCCAGGTCTCGCACGAGCAGCAGCTCGGCTACGGGCTCGGCGCCCAGGGAATGCTGGGCCTGCTGTTCGGGATTCCCGCGATCGGGGTTGTCGTCGGCGGAGTGTTCTCGGGCTGGCTCGCGACTCGGATCGGACCGGCGGCGACGCTGGCCGCCGCCACGACGGTCGGCACGGTCGGCGCCGCCGGGATGCTCACCGGGGCGTCCTGGCTGCCCGCCGCGATCGCCTGCTCCTTTCTGCTGCAGTGCACGTTGGGTGCGCTCCTGACCACCGGCTTCAACCTGGCGGGATCGCTCGTGTCGGCCGATCGCCAGGCCGCGGTCTCCAGCATGGTCGCGGTCGTGGGCGCGTTCGGCTCAGTGGTCGTGACGTTCGTGGGTGCGGCCGTGCTCTCGTCCACTCAGACGATCATCGACGGGACGACGGTGAACTCCGCGACGGGCGTGTACAGCTACATCACGATCGCGGCCGCCATGCTGGCGGTTGCCACCGTGCTCGCTGTCGGCCTGAGCCGCCGGCCGTCGTCCCGATTCGCCGTGCCCGATGGAAATGGCATGGCTCGGGGCGGTATTGACGGTTCCGCCCGACGACCCCAGGGCGGACTATGA
- a CDS encoding TetR/AcrR family transcriptional regulator C-terminal domain-containing protein: MSTVAKGITRERIVAAALELLDEQGMDALTVRALASRLDVKAPALYWHVRDKQELLDEMSTFVMRRVTGALAAIPPGGEWRDDVAAYARVLRSQYLMHRDGARTFSGTRFTDPELVKAKESWLARLTAAGFSLPQADDTLDLVGAFVVGFVIEEQERSPSAGADPDRYSLAGRDAWLGEGAELVKAAGHLRDDGDPRFERQLAVLLDGLAAQLP, from the coding sequence ATGTCAACCGTGGCAAAGGGAATCACGCGGGAGCGGATCGTGGCAGCGGCACTCGAACTGCTCGATGAGCAGGGCATGGACGCCCTCACCGTCCGCGCGCTCGCCTCCCGGCTCGACGTCAAGGCACCCGCCCTGTACTGGCACGTCCGCGACAAACAGGAGCTGCTCGACGAGATGAGCACCTTCGTCATGCGCCGCGTCACCGGTGCCCTCGCGGCGATCCCGCCGGGCGGCGAGTGGCGGGACGACGTAGCCGCCTACGCCCGCGTCCTGCGGTCGCAGTACCTGATGCACCGGGATGGTGCGCGCACCTTCAGCGGCACGCGTTTCACCGACCCTGAACTGGTGAAGGCGAAAGAATCGTGGCTCGCACGCTTGACCGCGGCCGGGTTCTCACTGCCCCAGGCAGACGACACCCTCGATCTGGTGGGCGCCTTCGTGGTCGGCTTCGTCATCGAAGAGCAGGAGCGCAGCCCGTCCGCCGGCGCCGACCCCGATCGATACTCGCTCGCCGGACGTGATGCGTGGCTCGGCGAAGGCGCCGAACTGGTCAAGGCCGCCGGGCATCTCCGCGACGACGGCGACCCGAGGTTCGAACGGCAGCTCGCCGTTCTCCTCGACGGGCTCGCGGCCCAACTGCCCTGA
- a CDS encoding zinc-binding alcohol dehydrogenase family protein: MRAAVVNTPGATPVCADFPDPEQRPGQAPLRLVGAGLHHIVRGQATGGHYGSVQAYPLVPGVDAVARTGDGRLVFTGFARSPWGTMAEWLVTPFEVELPAGVDPLAVAAGMNPALSGWMPLIARLAEASELGTVLVLGATGASGGLAVRAALSLGAKQVIAVGRDRTALERLRGPRVVTVPLAPDAPDTWSDALGSVVAEMQPALVLDYVWGPVAEAAFAALGQTAPVDDSVLVDYVQIGSLAGTEAALPAALLRSRRLRVRGSGMGSVSKQQMIAELPAILARFADGTFDAPYTAYPLSRVGEAWAHQGHSRAVIVPD, translated from the coding sequence ATGCGTGCAGCAGTCGTCAATACCCCCGGCGCGACACCGGTCTGCGCGGACTTCCCGGATCCGGAACAACGGCCGGGTCAGGCACCGCTGCGGCTGGTGGGCGCCGGTTTGCACCACATCGTCCGTGGGCAGGCCACCGGTGGCCATTACGGCAGTGTCCAGGCATATCCCCTTGTGCCGGGCGTCGACGCCGTGGCCCGGACCGGCGACGGCCGACTCGTCTTCACCGGCTTCGCCCGATCGCCGTGGGGGACTATGGCGGAATGGCTGGTCACGCCGTTCGAGGTCGAGCTGCCCGCCGGGGTCGATCCGCTTGCGGTCGCCGCCGGGATGAATCCCGCCCTCTCCGGCTGGATGCCGCTGATTGCCCGGCTCGCGGAGGCAAGCGAGCTCGGCACCGTGCTGGTGCTCGGTGCGACCGGCGCCTCCGGCGGTCTGGCGGTGCGGGCCGCGCTGTCCCTCGGTGCGAAACAGGTCATTGCGGTCGGGCGTGACCGCACCGCGCTGGAGCGACTGCGCGGCCCGCGCGTAGTCACCGTTCCGCTCGCACCGGACGCACCCGACACCTGGTCGGACGCCCTCGGATCGGTCGTTGCCGAGATGCAGCCCGCCCTCGTCCTCGACTATGTGTGGGGTCCCGTCGCCGAGGCCGCCTTCGCGGCATTGGGGCAGACCGCCCCGGTCGACGACAGCGTGCTGGTCGATTACGTGCAGATCGGCTCGCTCGCCGGAACCGAGGCAGCGCTGCCCGCGGCGCTACTGCGCAGCCGACGACTCCGGGTCAGAGGCAGTGGCATGGGCTCGGTATCGAAGCAGCAAATGATCGCCGAGCTTCCCGCCATCCTTGCCCGCTTCGCCGACGGCACCTTCGACGCGCCGTACACCGCGTACCCGCTCAGCCGCGTCGGCGAAGCCTGGGCGCACCAGGGGCACAGCCGGGCCGTCATCGTCCCGGACTGA
- a CDS encoding DUF4870 domain-containing protein yields the protein MTSSQFPTNQPQSAGLDKKTSAILSYALGWLTGIIFLFVGKNDPDVKFHASQSIIFFGSVSVVNIVLSIIGSLLGALGIIFSLIGFAVAVFAVVVWIMAMLQANKTGGVRAELPFIGSFVAPYADRLANSVK from the coding sequence ATGACATCTTCGCAATTCCCCACGAACCAACCACAATCCGCCGGCTTGGACAAGAAAACCAGCGCGATCCTGTCCTACGCGCTGGGCTGGCTCACCGGAATCATCTTCCTCTTTGTGGGAAAGAACGATCCCGACGTGAAATTCCATGCCTCCCAATCGATCATCTTCTTCGGCTCGGTCTCGGTGGTCAACATCGTGCTGAGCATCATCGGCTCGCTGCTCGGAGCCCTGGGCATCATCTTCAGCCTCATCGGCTTCGCGGTCGCGGTCTTCGCGGTCGTCGTCTGGATCATGGCGATGCTCCAGGCGAACAAGACCGGTGGTGTCCGGGCAGAACTACCCTTCATCGGCAGCTTCGTCGCCCCGTACGCCGATCGGTTGGCCAACTCGGTCAAGTGA
- a CDS encoding alpha/beta fold hydrolase, with product MTTHQLEVPGATLTYDVHGPLPTADGRPPLLMTGLPMDASGFTTLASYFTDRTVVTYDPRGLGRSVRSDGQVDNVPDVHAADVHAVIEALGAGPVELFASSGGAIVALALVTAHPEAVTTLVAHEPPMLTVLPDAEAAARAADGYRDAYAAKGFGAGMAAFIAMTSWQGEYTDDYFAAPAADPALFGLPVEDDGARDHPLLSQRSRPVLAYRPDIGALTAASTRIVLGYGEESKGTVTERTSTAIAHRLGHKPVLFPSHHGGFTGPESGYPGEPEAFARVLHEVLDS from the coding sequence ATGACCACACACCAGCTCGAAGTCCCCGGCGCAACGCTCACCTACGACGTCCACGGCCCACTCCCGACCGCCGATGGACGACCCCCACTGCTCATGACCGGCCTCCCCATGGACGCCAGCGGATTCACCACGCTCGCTTCCTATTTCACCGATCGCACCGTGGTCACCTACGACCCGCGCGGACTCGGCCGCAGCGTCCGTTCCGACGGACAGGTCGACAATGTTCCCGACGTACACGCCGCCGACGTGCACGCCGTCATCGAGGCCCTCGGCGCCGGCCCGGTAGAGCTCTTCGCCAGCAGCGGCGGAGCCATCGTCGCGCTGGCGCTCGTGACCGCGCACCCCGAGGCCGTGACCACATTGGTGGCCCATGAACCACCCATGCTGACAGTGCTCCCCGATGCCGAGGCCGCCGCACGCGCGGCGGACGGATATCGCGACGCCTACGCGGCGAAGGGCTTCGGCGCGGGCATGGCGGCCTTCATCGCGATGACGTCCTGGCAGGGCGAATACACCGACGACTATTTCGCCGCGCCCGCCGCCGATCCCGCGCTGTTCGGCCTGCCGGTCGAGGACGACGGCGCCCGCGACCACCCGCTGCTGTCACAGCGTTCCCGCCCGGTCCTCGCCTATCGCCCCGACATCGGCGCTCTCACCGCGGCCTCGACCCGGATCGTCCTCGGCTACGGCGAGGAGTCGAAGGGCACGGTCACCGAACGAACCTCCACGGCGATCGCCCACCGGCTCGGCCACAAGCCGGTTCTCTTCCCGAGCCATCACGGCGGCTTCACCGGCCCCGAGTCCGGATATCCGGGTGAACCGGAGGCATTCGCGCGAGTCCTGCACGAGGTGCTCGACAGCTGA
- a CDS encoding DUF6973 domain-containing protein, translating into MATWDELKQWQPDAVGKIGDRLAAQKKLVVDLQDELDDAQPARWDGPAAEAAASRLRIRRQELEEFAARVAAAVKIIDDTELSVRDLVRSVTATEELAAKYGYRIENGTVVETSNAEGFFTETALRMEVQAVLARAATIDSELNSVLGRVLSGEIDDAGATTLAAAAAAGEDRIVDEQRHRDLLAKYQVKTDGTQIWPTGLTGWIADRRGVSRERLTEAEIRMLDDLQMRKGLMGLKEFADIRQDALHVAGQKFNGMGKTDGHMDAFRHAYWNAVMTQRYGEQWTREFTTAHERNPSSHQVPVAMDLHNNEVGRQIARANPDASPEQLANLVKRAVDDGKTVVIDRNDILVPSNEVNPGGTRDTPSSPWPTTNPERADDRDPGRPTAKPDQY; encoded by the coding sequence GTGGCTACCTGGGACGAACTCAAGCAGTGGCAGCCCGATGCGGTCGGCAAAATCGGCGACCGCCTCGCGGCGCAGAAAAAGCTCGTTGTCGATCTACAAGACGAACTCGACGATGCGCAACCGGCCCGGTGGGACGGGCCGGCCGCGGAAGCCGCCGCGTCCCGCCTTCGCATCCGTCGTCAAGAGTTGGAGGAGTTCGCCGCGAGAGTCGCTGCGGCGGTGAAGATCATCGACGACACCGAGCTGTCTGTGCGGGACCTGGTTCGCAGCGTCACAGCGACGGAGGAACTGGCCGCCAAGTACGGCTACCGGATCGAGAACGGCACCGTGGTCGAAACCTCGAACGCTGAGGGGTTCTTCACGGAGACGGCCCTGCGGATGGAGGTGCAGGCCGTCCTGGCCCGAGCCGCCACCATCGACTCCGAGCTGAACTCCGTGCTCGGCCGCGTCCTGTCCGGCGAGATCGACGACGCGGGAGCCACTACTCTCGCGGCAGCCGCCGCGGCCGGCGAAGATCGCATCGTCGACGAGCAGCGCCATCGCGATCTGCTGGCGAAGTACCAGGTCAAAACCGACGGCACGCAGATATGGCCGACCGGCCTGACCGGCTGGATCGCGGATCGGAGAGGGGTTTCCCGGGAGCGGCTCACCGAGGCCGAGATAAGAATGCTCGACGACCTGCAAATGCGTAAGGGACTCATGGGGCTCAAAGAGTTCGCCGACATTCGGCAGGACGCGCTTCATGTGGCCGGGCAGAAGTTCAACGGAATGGGCAAAACGGACGGGCACATGGACGCCTTCCGGCATGCCTACTGGAATGCGGTCATGACGCAGCGCTACGGCGAGCAGTGGACGAGAGAGTTCACCACCGCCCACGAGCGGAATCCGTCCAGCCATCAGGTCCCGGTGGCGATGGACCTGCACAACAATGAGGTGGGCCGCCAGATCGCGCGAGCCAACCCCGACGCCAGTCCCGAGCAGTTGGCGAATCTGGTCAAGCGAGCGGTCGATGACGGCAAAACGGTGGTCATCGACCGAAACGACATACTCGTACCCTCCAACGAAGTGAATCCCGGCGGCACCCGCGATACCCCGAGTTCGCCTTGGCCGACCACGAATCCGGAGCGTGCTGACGACCGCGATCCCGGCCGGCCGACGGCGAAACCGGACCAGTACTGA
- a CDS encoding flavin-containing monooxygenase: MSSARSSTATYAVAIVGAGFAGVTMAKRLKDAGISDFVILEEAEGAGGVWRDNVYPGCTCDVPSHLYSFGFDQFRDARVRYPSQAAILDYMRQVVRDHDLERHLYTHAGVSAATFDEVAGRWTLITPRGPIQAGAVIWAIGQLHRPRIPEFPGTDQFSGRAFHSADRAQWAVPDGMDGDIAVVGTGSSAAQMLPELARTARSVTVYQRSAAWVLPKPAARFGPVAQWVLEHVPGAHRAHRAALSYVGDAVLAPIMRGGWSALPAEWLARWQLRRQVPDRALRRKLLPPYAIGEKRILMDSNFYPALMRPNVELVTDAIDHLTPAGIRTVDGRERRADVIVWATGFQAQQFFGGVTVTGRDGADLHRVWDEWGGPQAFWGLAVPQFPNMYMIAGPHSFTPANSNPLMKDVQARYIVRCLRLAARRGAPIEVSEAAMTKYRAWLTTAMAATVWPQGAASWFKSAERVTNPWPSTVREFEQRLAHSPAYSFTTAPPSPARTYVRSRT, translated from the coding sequence ATGTCATCTGCTCGCTCGTCAACAGCGACGTACGCGGTCGCGATCGTGGGCGCTGGGTTCGCCGGGGTAACCATGGCCAAACGGCTGAAAGACGCGGGGATATCGGATTTTGTCATCCTCGAGGAAGCGGAGGGGGCAGGCGGCGTATGGCGGGATAACGTCTATCCCGGATGCACTTGCGATGTGCCCTCCCATCTTTACAGCTTCGGCTTCGATCAATTCCGGGATGCACGGGTTCGGTATCCCAGCCAGGCGGCGATCTTGGATTACATGCGTCAGGTCGTGCGCGATCATGATTTGGAACGCCATCTGTATACCCACGCCGGGGTTTCGGCCGCCACTTTCGATGAGGTCGCGGGCCGCTGGACTTTGATTACGCCGCGCGGCCCGATCCAGGCCGGCGCGGTGATCTGGGCTATCGGGCAATTGCATCGTCCTCGGATACCAGAGTTTCCCGGGACCGATCAATTCTCGGGGCGTGCGTTCCATTCCGCGGATCGGGCGCAATGGGCGGTGCCCGACGGCATGGACGGCGATATCGCGGTGGTCGGCACCGGATCGAGTGCGGCGCAGATGCTTCCGGAGCTCGCCCGCACGGCGCGGTCGGTGACGGTGTACCAGCGGTCCGCGGCGTGGGTGCTGCCCAAGCCCGCCGCTCGGTTCGGACCGGTGGCGCAGTGGGTGCTCGAACATGTGCCGGGCGCGCATCGGGCGCACCGCGCGGCGCTGTCGTATGTGGGCGACGCGGTGCTCGCGCCGATCATGCGCGGCGGCTGGTCCGCGCTGCCGGCCGAGTGGCTGGCGCGCTGGCAACTGCGACGCCAGGTGCCCGACCGCGCGCTACGGCGCAAATTGTTGCCGCCCTACGCGATCGGCGAGAAACGCATTCTGATGGACAGCAATTTCTACCCCGCGCTGATGCGGCCCAACGTCGAGCTCGTCACCGACGCCATCGACCACCTGACACCCGCGGGAATCCGCACCGTGGACGGACGCGAGCGGCGCGCGGACGTAATCGTGTGGGCCACCGGCTTTCAGGCCCAGCAGTTCTTCGGCGGCGTCACGGTCACCGGGCGCGACGGTGCCGATCTGCACCGGGTGTGGGACGAGTGGGGTGGCCCGCAAGCGTTTTGGGGCCTGGCTGTCCCACAGTTTCCGAATATGTACATGATCGCGGGCCCGCACAGCTTCACTCCGGCGAACTCCAACCCGCTGATGAAGGATGTCCAGGCCCGCTACATCGTGCGCTGCCTCCGATTGGCTGCCCGGCGCGGCGCGCCGATCGAGGTCTCCGAGGCGGCGATGACGAAATATCGAGCGTGGCTGACAACCGCCATGGCAGCCACGGTGTGGCCGCAAGGCGCGGCCAGCTGGTTCAAAAGCGCCGAGCGAGTGACCAACCCGTGGCCGAGCACCGTGCGGGAGTTCGAACAGCGACTAGCCCACAGCCCGGCCTACTCGTTCACCACAGCGCCGCCCAGCCCAGCCCGCACCTACGTGCGAAGCCGCACATGA
- a CDS encoding MHYT domain-containing protein: MQLDHFSYGLVTPVVAFCISVLGSLLGLRCTSHARLAEWPVGWLAAAAVSLGGAGIWVMHFTAMLGFAIPGATIRYDVPLTLLSAAIAIVFVWIGLSIVVRGGREIIALPVGGAITGLGVAAMHYLGMFAMKTGVEMEYSTGTVALSIVIAVVAATAALWFMLHVRGLFATLGAATIMGLAVCGMHYTGMYAMHATHSTQHAAVTPDSGVEPTQLLTPLIVTITLVLMMLVILVGFAEIDERSTRDIRLDRAPREPSTHWPTTDEVRNRGSADWGLRQPAHGRELSRR; the protein is encoded by the coding sequence ATGCAACTCGATCACTTCAGCTACGGATTGGTCACGCCCGTCGTGGCCTTCTGCATCTCTGTTCTCGGCTCATTGCTCGGACTGCGCTGTACCTCCCACGCAAGGCTGGCCGAATGGCCGGTCGGCTGGCTCGCCGCGGCCGCGGTCTCGCTCGGCGGCGCGGGCATCTGGGTCATGCACTTCACCGCCATGCTCGGCTTCGCCATTCCCGGCGCCACGATCCGCTACGACGTCCCGCTGACGCTGCTCAGCGCCGCCATCGCGATCGTGTTCGTGTGGATCGGGCTGTCCATCGTGGTCCGCGGCGGACGCGAGATCATCGCGCTCCCGGTCGGCGGCGCGATCACCGGGCTCGGTGTAGCCGCCATGCACTACCTGGGCATGTTCGCCATGAAGACCGGCGTGGAGATGGAGTATTCGACCGGCACGGTAGCGCTGTCGATCGTCATCGCGGTGGTCGCCGCGACCGCCGCGCTGTGGTTCATGCTGCACGTGCGCGGCCTGTTCGCCACCCTCGGCGCGGCGACCATCATGGGCCTGGCCGTGTGCGGAATGCATTACACCGGAATGTATGCCATGCACGCCACGCACAGCACCCAGCACGCCGCCGTGACTCCGGACAGCGGCGTCGAACCCACCCAGTTGCTCACCCCGCTCATCGTCACCATCACCCTGGTGCTGATGATGCTGGTCATCCTGGTCGGTTTCGCCGAGATCGACGAGCGCAGCACCCGCGACATACGTCTGGACCGCGCGCCGCGCGAGCCGTCCACGCACTGGCCGACCACCGACGAGGTCCGCAACCGCGGGTCCGCCGATTGGGGACTGCGGCAACCGGCGCACGGCCGGGAACTCAGCCGCCGCTGA